The Arachis hypogaea cultivar Tifrunner chromosome 16, arahy.Tifrunner.gnm2.J5K5, whole genome shotgun sequence genome contains a region encoding:
- the LOC112758774 gene encoding H/ACA ribonucleoprotein complex subunit 3-like protein: MYLQFYINDNGDKVYTTKKETPLGLATQSAHPARFSPDDKYSRQRVLLKKRFGLLPTQQPPPKY, translated from the exons ATGTATCTTCAGTTTTACATAAACGACAATGGTGACAAGGTCTACACCACTAAG AAAGAAACACCGCTTGGCTTAGCTACACAATCTGCTCACCCTG CTCGGTTTTCACCGGATGACAAATATTCAAGGCAGAGGGTGCTTCTGAAGAAGCGTTTTGGACTATTACCAACCCAGCAACCACCTCCAAAGTATTGA
- the LOC112756905 gene encoding uncharacterized protein: protein MNGSTVPPEIFNSGGRFYPYFKNCIGALDETHIRVKVPKEDVSRYRGRKGFPTMNVMAACTFDLKFTYVLSGWEGSASDSRILENTIHNKDNLNVPQGKFYLADAGYMLRSEFITPYRSTRYHLKEYSRHPPENPKELFNLRHFSLRNAIERAFGVLKNRFPILSEMSRYNVDTVSEIIIACCILHNFLMDFDPDEEIIAQVDRDLMNNVPEDRASRENIARGEDGRIGEILRDTIAAKMWNDYIRRQH, encoded by the exons ATGAACGGCTCAACTGTTCCACCCGAAATATTCAATAGTGGAGGAAGATTTTATCCTTACTTCAAg AATTGTATTGGTGCTTTGGATGAAACACATATCCGAGTTAAGGTTCCTAAAGAAGATGTGTCAAGGTATAGAGGAAGAAAAGGTTTTCCTACCATGAATGTAATGGCAGCTTGcacatttgatttgaaatttactTATGTCTTATCTGGGTGGGAGGGCTCCGCTTCAGATTCAAGAATTTTAGAAAATACAATTCATAATAAAGATAATCTAAATGTTCCTCAAG GTAAATTTTACCTAGCTGATGCTGGTTATATGTTGAGGTCGGAGTTTATCACTCCATATCGAAGTACTCGATATCATTTAAAAGAATATTCTCGACATCCTCCTGAAAATCCAAAAGAGTTGTTTAACTTAAGACATTTTTCATTGCGCAATGCAATTGAAAGAGCTTTTGGTGTCTTGAAGAATAGATTTCCAATCCTGTCAGAGATGTCTAGATATAATGTAGACACAGTCAGTGAAATCATCATAGCTTGTTGTATTTTGCATAATTTCTTAATGGATTTTGATCCTGATGAAGAAATTATTGCACAAGTTGATAGAGATCTAATGAATAATGTACCTGAAGATAGAGCAAGTCGTGAAAACATTGCTAGAGGGGAAGATGGACGAATAGGAGAGATTTTGAGGGATACTATAGCCGCAAAAATGTGGAATGATTATATTCGTAGACAACattaa
- the LOC112758730 gene encoding dolichyl-diphosphooligosaccharide--protein glycosyltransferase subunit 2: MLLLPRMSSKLARSLLLLLFAFSICDAVALPGPISDRHRSAALELFAPQHGSFASLEESYEALRIFEILAVREKPDVRATTCPKVLENLVSSTPLKDLFYALKVNGILKCKVNGDIFKDIASRLKATVKDAKTLIDLYYSIGSLLLIKDQASDVDVLLADADGTFHSIKALSQSDGKWRYTDKPESSTYAAGLALEALAGVITLASSEIDQSRVNLVKNDILKLFDSIEKYDDGTFYFDEKLVGGHEHQGSISTTSSVVRGVFAFAAVTSGKINLPGDKILGLAKFFLGIGIPGDAKDLFNQIESLALLESNRISIPLILSLPASVYSLSNKDQLKVRVNTVLGSAAPPLTVKLVRAFSTVAKDSAVIQNKDLKYDQNSGHHVLDVLPDKVDVGIYVFVFEMVLHDADGEKVYATGGQIHVPIYVTGIVKVSNAEIAVLDNDLGSIETQKTLDLAGNDIVSLTANHLQKFRFSFQLTTPRGHAFKPHQAFLKLKHETKYEHIFVVGNAGKKFEIVLDFLGLVEKFYYLSGRYDIELTVGDAVMENSFLRPLGHLELDLPEAPTSKAPRLPPLAVDPYTRYGPKAEITHLFRTPEKRPPTQLSLIFLSLTLLPLIGFLVGLLRLGVNLRNFPSSAAPATYAILFHLGIAAVLVLYVLFWLKLDLFTTLKTTALLGVFLLFVGHRILSHLATTSAKLKSA; the protein is encoded by the exons ATGTTGCTGCTTCCGC GAATGTCTTCAAAGCTAGCACGATCATTGCTGCTTCTGCTTTTCGCATTTTCGATCTGCGATGCGGTCGCGCTTCCCGGCCCTATCTCCGATCGTCACCGTTCTGCTGCTTTGGAGCTCTTCGCCCCTCAGCACGGTTCATTTGCAAG TTTAGAAGAATCCTATGAGGCCCTTAGAATCTTTGAGATTCTTGCGGTTAGGGAGAAGCCTGATGTGAGGGCAACAACTTGTCCAAAAGTGTTGGAAAATCTTGTCTCATCCACCCCACTGAAGGATTTGTTCTATGCCTTAAAAGTTAATGGCATATTAAAATGCAAGGTTAATGGTGACATTTTCAAG GATATTGCTTCGAGACTTAAAGCTACTGTCAAGGATGCAAAGACTTTAATTGACCTGTATTACTCAATAGGAAGTTTGCTTCTTATAAAG GACCAGGCTTCTGATGTTGATGTGCTTCTTGCCGATGCTGATGGGACCTTCCACTCAATCAAG GCGCTAAGCCAAAGTGATGGAAAATGGCGCTATACTGATAAACCAGAATCTAGTACTTATGCTGCAG GATTGGCTCTAGAAGCACTGGCTGGAGTGATCACATTAGCGTCTTCTGAGATTGATCAGTCTAGG GTCAATTTAGTGAAAAATGATATACTGAAGCTTTTTGACAGCATTGAAAAATATG ATGATGGaactttttattttgatgagaaacTGGTTGGTGGACATGAGCATCAAGGTTCTATTTCCACAACTTCTTCAGTTGTTCGTGGGGTTTTCGCATTTGCTGCTGTAACTTCTGGAAAAATAAAT CTTCCAGGTGATAAAATATTGGGCTTAGCAAAATTTTTTCTGGGCATTGGAATCCCAGGAGATGCGAAGGACTTATTCAATCAAATAGAATCATTAGCTCTTCTAGAGAGCAACAG GATTTCCATTCCGTTGATATTGTCACTTCCTGCAAGTGTTTATTCATTATCAAATAAAGATCAACTCAAG GTTAGGGTGAATACAGTGCTTGGTTCAGCTGCACCTCCTTTAACAGTTAAGCTTGTCCGGGCTTTCAGCACTGTTGCTAAAGATTCGGCTGTTATTCAGAACAAG GACCTCAAATATGACCAGAATAGCGGACATCATGTATTGGACGTTTTACCAGATAAAGTGGATGTGGGTATTTATGTGTTTGTTTTTGAG ATGGTGCTTCATGATGCTGACGGAGAAAAAGTCTATGCTACCGGAGGCCAAATTCATGTGCCAATATATGTCACTGGCATTGTTAAAGTTAGCAATGCAGAAATTGCAGTTCTGGACAATGATCTTGGAAGTATTGAAACCCAGAAAAC GCTAGATTTGGCTGGAAATGACATTGTTTCGCTCACAGCTAACCACCTGCAAAAATTCCGTTTTTCTTTCCAATTGACAACCCCTCGTGGTCATGCATTTAAGCCTCATCAG GCATTTCTCAAGTTGAAACATGAGACAAAGTATGAGCACATCTTTGTTGTTGGAAATGCTGGCAAGAAATTCGAGATTGTTCTT gattttcttggctTGGTGGAGAAATTTTACTATCTCTCTGGCAGATATGACATTGAGCTGACTGTTGGTGATGCTGTCATG GAGAACTCTTTCTTACGGCCACTTGGCCATCTTGAATTAGATCTTCCAGAAGCACCTACTAGCAAGGCACCCCGTCTTCCTCCACTAGCTGTTGATCCATACACGAGATATGGGCCCAAAGCTGAGATAACCCACTTATTCAGGACTCCTGAAAAACGACCACCAACACAACTCTCTCTTATTTTCTTGAGTTTGACCCTTCTGCCCTTAATTGGCTTTTTGGTTGGG CTATTGCGCTTGGGGGTAAACTTGAGGAACTTTCCTTCTTCAGCAGCACCTGCTACATATGCCATCCTGTTCCATCTTGGCATTGCCGCGGTTCTGGTTCTTTATGTACTTTTCTGGTTGAAG CTGGACTTGTTCACCACACTTAAAACAACAGCACTTCTTGGAGTTTTTCTGTTGTTTGTGGGACACAGAATCCTTTCGCATCTTGCTACCACATCAGCCAAGCTGAAATCTGCATAA
- the LOC112759007 gene encoding uncharacterized protein encodes MDSARSWLHKFQPREKGKSASRRKEGDGEEDNNGAPMDEAALSNVTKQKVAAAKQYIENHYKEQMKSLQERKERRTILEKKLADADVSEEDQNNLLKFLEKKETEYMRLQRHKMGVDDFELLTMIGKGAFGEVRVCREKTTGHVYAMKKLKKAEMLRRGQVEHVRAERNLLAEVDSNCIVKLYCSFQDEDHLYLIMEYLPGGDMMTLLMRKDILTEDETRFYIGETVLAIESIHKHNYIHRDIKPDNLLLDRFGHVRLSDFGLCKPLDCSTLEEADLSVGQNLQGSAQNDGTTPKRTQQEQLEHWQQNRRTLAYSTVGTPDYIAPEVLLKKGYGMECDWWSLGAIMYEMLVGYPPFYSDDPMSTCRKIVNWKSHLKFPEEARLSPEAKDLISKLLCNVPQRLGSNGADEIKAHPFFNGVVWDKLYQMEAAFIPEVNDELDTQNFEKFEESDNHVLKSASRSGPWRKMLSSKDMNFVGYTYKNFEIVNDYQVPGMAELKKKSSRSKKPSIKSLFDVDPEGSELSEAVDASATNQSEESHNKNE; translated from the exons ATGGATTCTGCAAGAAGTTGGCTTCACAAATTTCAGCCACGAGAGAAAGGGAAGAGCGCTAGCAGAAGGAAAGAAGGTGATGGAGAAGAGGATAATAATGGTGCTCCCATGGATGAAGCAGCTCTTTCAAATGTCACAAAGCAGAAGGTTGCAGCAGCTAAACAGTATATTGAGAATCATTACAAAGAGCAAATGAAGAGCCTTCAGGAAAGGAAGGAGcg TCGAACcatcttggaaaagaagttagCTGATGCTGATGTGTCTGAGGAGGATCAAAACAACCTACTTAAATTTCTAGAGAAAAAAGAAACTGAATATATGCGCCTTCAGAGGCATAAGATGGGAGTTGATGATTTCGAGTTATTGACCATGATTGGCAAAGGTGCATTTGGAGAG GTTAGAGTATGTAGAGAAAAGACAACAGGTCATGTATATGcaatgaaaaaattaaagaaagcagagATGCTTCGTAGAGGCCAG GTAGAACATGTTAGAGCTGAGAGAAATCTCCTTGCCGAGGTTGACAGCAATTGCATAGTCAAACTTTATTGTTCTTTTCAAGATGAGGATCATCTGTATCTTATTATGGAGTACCTACCTGGTGGGGATATGATGACTCTACTTATGAGAAAGGACATCTTGACTGAAGATGAAACCCGTTTTTATATAGGAGAAACCGTTCTGGCTATTGAGTCTATACATAAACACAATTACATACATAG GGACATTAAGCCTGATAATTTATTGCTCGATAGATTCGGACATGTGAGGCTGTCAGATTTTGGACTTTGTAAACCATTAGACTGTAGTACACTTGAAGAAGCAGATCTTTCTGTAGGTCAAAATCTTCAGGGATCTGCACAAAATGATGGCACAACTCCAAAACGCACACAACAAGAACAGTTGGAACACTGGCAGCAAAACAGAAGGACTCTT GCCTATTCTACTGTTGGTACACCTGATTATATTGCTCCAGAAGTCTTATTGAAAAAGGGTTATGGGATGGAATGTGATTG GTGGTCACTTGGAGCCATTATGTATGAAATGTTGGTGGGATATCCACCTTTTTATTCTGATGATCCAATGTCAACATGTAGGAAG ATAGTAAACTGGAAATCTCACTTGAAATTTCCAGAAGAAGCAAGACTATCTCCAGAGGCTAAAGATCTTATTAGTAAGCTTTTGTGTAACGTCCCTCAGAGGCTAGGATCAAATGGCGCAGATGAAATAAAG GCTCATCCATTTTTTAATGGTGTTGTTTGGGACAAGTTGTATCAAATGGAAGCTGCATTTATTCCTGAAGTCAATGATGAGTTAGatactcaaaattttgaaaagtttgaaGAG TCAGATAACCATGTTCTGAAATCAGCATCAAGATCTGGTCCATGGAGAAAG ATGCTTTCATCTAAGGACATGAATTTTGTGGGATATACATACAAGAACTTTGAAATCGTCAATGACTATCAAGTTCCTGGAATGG CTGAATTGAAGAAGAAAAGTTCCAGATCAAAGAAGCCATCCATCAAGTCACTCTTCG ATGTTGATCCTGAGGGATCAGAGTTGTCTGAGGCTGTAGATGCATCTGCAACCAACCAATCAGAGGAATCCCATAACaagaatgaatga